In the Leptolyngbya sp. SIO1E4 genome, one interval contains:
- a CDS encoding GNAT family N-acetyltransferase, producing MVSDCEYPTDFENNILKFDYHSLETLLEPRNIAVFGATHEVGTVGNTLLKNLLNSPFYGPIFPINAAGESVFDIKAYSHIEEIPDQIDLAVIATPISRVPSIIEDCAKAGVKNAIAISPGFRETGTLGRNLEKQLREKLSLGRMRLLGPNSLGVMNPRKGLNATLTGTMARPGNIGFISQSGALCRAVVDWSFHENVGFSAFISMGSMLDVDWGDLIHYLGADPYTQSIVIHMEAIGDVKSFLAAAREVALIKPIILLKGGRTEAAVKAAIAHTGGIMGSDDVFEAALRRCGILRVNRISELFNLSEVLAKRKFQPQGNRLTIITNSGGLGVLATDALVSTGGQPGNLAAATLAHLDEVLPTDWSRSNPIDILGDADSDRYQQAIEIAVRDPNTDGVLVILAPQGVADPTETAEKLKDIVNQLQTTPLKHKPILASWVGGAEVVAGETILNRHQIPTYPYPDSAARLFNLMWQHSYCLQGMYETPALPNQWDAGGPHRAQVEHLIRTVHQEGRTTLTPVETATLLSAYGLPMVTTRLATTETEAVEIANEMGYPVVLKRAVDWLEESASEPHRGTTPWHGASAAAVHHAYRALTAPPALSSTVILQPLIERAGAYELMMSSATDAQFGPVIRFGTGGWPADIYGDRAQAPRRHRAVALPPLNDTLAQRLIEQTLIYPALQGQQGYPAVDLKVLKLMLMQFGQLVVEQPWIREIQINPLLMHPEVPAAVGVTQTTPMAAILDARIVLHSASCDPASLPQPLLRPYPSHYVQSQILKDRTPVTLRPVCPTDEPRLIAFHQRLTETAQTEGYTRYPPLRHLSPHGASEQIMRLCFLDFDQEIALVAESPNTQTGLSQIIGVGRLSKLPAEKAGQFGLVVDGEYRDRGLDQALLQQLIDIGRQEGLPLLKAEVMNNPALSSLCEKAGFEMGRSETETTARLSLSATA from the coding sequence ATGGTAAGCGACTGTGAATATCCAACTGATTTTGAAAACAATATCTTAAAATTTGATTATCACTCCTTAGAGACTTTGTTAGAACCCAGAAACATTGCTGTTTTTGGGGCAACCCATGAAGTCGGAACGGTCGGCAATACCCTCCTGAAAAACCTGTTGAATTCCCCTTTCTACGGGCCTATCTTTCCAATTAATGCGGCAGGGGAAAGTGTTTTTGACATTAAGGCTTACTCCCATATCGAAGAGATCCCTGACCAAATAGATTTGGCTGTGATCGCCACACCGATTTCCCGCGTGCCCAGCATTATTGAAGACTGTGCAAAAGCAGGGGTCAAAAATGCGATCGCCATCTCTCCGGGGTTTCGTGAAACGGGAACGCTTGGTCGCAACCTAGAAAAACAATTGCGGGAAAAACTGAGCCTAGGTCGGATGCGGCTGTTGGGGCCAAATTCGCTAGGGGTCATGAATCCCCGTAAAGGGCTGAATGCCACCTTGACTGGCACAATGGCCCGCCCCGGCAATATTGGGTTTATTAGTCAAAGTGGTGCCCTCTGCCGGGCCGTGGTGGATTGGAGTTTCCACGAAAATGTGGGGTTCAGCGCCTTCATTTCCATGGGGTCCATGTTGGATGTGGACTGGGGAGACTTGATTCATTACCTGGGTGCTGATCCCTACACCCAGAGCATCGTGATTCATATGGAAGCCATTGGAGATGTGAAATCTTTCTTGGCGGCGGCGCGAGAAGTTGCCCTCATCAAACCCATCATTTTGCTGAAAGGTGGCCGAACAGAAGCGGCGGTCAAAGCCGCGATCGCCCATACTGGGGGCATCATGGGCAGCGATGATGTCTTTGAGGCAGCATTGCGGCGATGTGGCATCCTGCGGGTCAACCGCATCTCAGAACTGTTCAATCTGTCTGAGGTATTGGCAAAGCGGAAGTTTCAACCCCAGGGCAATCGCCTAACCATTATCACCAATTCTGGCGGATTGGGGGTGCTGGCAACAGATGCCCTCGTCTCCACCGGGGGGCAACCAGGCAATTTGGCTGCAGCAACCCTGGCCCATTTAGATGAGGTGCTACCCACAGATTGGAGCCGCAGCAACCCCATCGATATTTTGGGAGATGCTGATAGCGATCGCTATCAGCAGGCCATCGAAATTGCCGTGCGAGATCCCAACACGGACGGCGTGTTAGTCATTCTGGCGCCCCAGGGGGTAGCCGATCCAACGGAGACGGCTGAGAAACTCAAGGATATTGTCAACCAGTTGCAAACCACGCCCCTCAAACACAAACCGATTTTGGCGAGCTGGGTCGGGGGAGCCGAGGTGGTGGCCGGAGAAACCATTTTGAACCGCCACCAAATTCCCACGTATCCTTACCCAGATTCGGCAGCCCGGCTTTTTAACCTGATGTGGCAACACAGCTATTGTCTGCAGGGCATGTACGAAACCCCCGCTCTCCCCAACCAGTGGGATGCAGGGGGGCCACATCGCGCCCAAGTGGAACATCTGATTCGAACGGTTCACCAAGAAGGGCGCACGACCCTGACGCCAGTCGAAACTGCGACGCTGCTTTCAGCCTATGGCCTGCCGATGGTGACCACTCGCCTAGCCACCACAGAAACAGAAGCCGTCGAGATTGCCAATGAGATGGGCTATCCCGTTGTGCTGAAGCGGGCGGTTGATTGGCTAGAGGAATCTGCCTCAGAGCCCCATCGGGGCACGACCCCCTGGCATGGGGCCAGCGCTGCTGCTGTACACCATGCCTACCGCGCCCTCACGGCGCCCCCAGCCCTATCTTCTACGGTTATTCTGCAACCCCTAATTGAACGAGCAGGGGCCTATGAACTGATGATGAGTAGCGCAACCGACGCTCAGTTTGGCCCCGTGATTCGGTTTGGCACCGGCGGATGGCCAGCGGATATTTACGGCGATCGCGCCCAAGCCCCCCGGCGCCATCGTGCTGTGGCACTGCCCCCCCTAAACGACACCTTAGCCCAGCGCCTGATCGAACAAACCTTGATTTACCCAGCCTTACAGGGACAACAGGGCTATCCAGCGGTGGATCTAAAAGTCCTGAAGCTAATGCTGATGCAGTTTGGCCAACTGGTGGTCGAGCAACCCTGGATTCGGGAAATTCAAATCAATCCGCTGCTGATGCATCCTGAGGTGCCAGCGGCAGTCGGCGTTACTCAAACCACGCCCATGGCTGCGATTTTAGATGCTCGGATTGTGCTGCACAGCGCCAGTTGTGATCCAGCCTCTCTGCCCCAGCCGCTGCTGAGACCTTACCCCAGCCATTATGTGCAGTCTCAAATCCTGAAAGATCGCACACCCGTGACCCTCCGCCCAGTCTGCCCCACCGACGAACCCAGGCTGATCGCCTTTCATCAGCGGTTAACAGAAACAGCCCAAACCGAAGGCTACACCCGCTATCCTCCCCTCCGGCACCTGAGCCCACATGGGGCCTCCGAGCAAATTATGCGGCTGTGTTTCCTCGATTTTGATCAAGAAATTGCCCTCGTGGCAGAGTCCCCGAATACCCAAACGGGGCTGTCTCAAATTATTGGGGTGGGTCGCCTAAGCAAACTGCCTGCTGAGAAGGCCGGGCAATTCGGGCTCGTGGTAGATGGCGAATATCGCGATCGCGGGCTTGATCAGGCCTTGCTTCAGCAGCTAATTGATATCGGACGCCAGGAAGGGCTACCCCTGCTGAAAGCCGAGGTGATGAACAATCCGGCCCTCTCTTCTCTGTGTGAAAAAGCCGGGTTCGAGATGGGTCGCAGTGAGACCGAGACCACTGCCCGTTTATCCTTGAGCGCCACCGCTTAA
- a CDS encoding metal ABC transporter ATPase — translation MTLSSTLGAKPDTDTNQASQLGHWLEEYGEIAAILPVLTGLLVTTRLQLRGASALVVNIVIAAMTRQAIVQLKKQAGHTTSQSVMASPAANGAATTTAEEEEDYTIVHSVPGRIRLRIPQLQSDASFAKRLEKLLLTDDIVLGVRINRAACSIVIRYDGANMTDLELGMRLLQVLQQAEQADAVS, via the coding sequence ATGACCCTATCATCAACGCTTGGGGCTAAACCCGATACCGATACCAATCAAGCTTCTCAATTAGGACACTGGCTAGAAGAGTATGGTGAAATTGCTGCCATCCTTCCCGTCTTAACTGGCCTGCTAGTCACCACTCGACTGCAGCTACGAGGGGCTAGTGCCTTGGTGGTCAATATTGTGATCGCTGCCATGACCCGACAAGCCATCGTACAGCTCAAAAAACAGGCGGGTCACACGACGTCTCAATCGGTTATGGCGAGCCCAGCCGCTAATGGAGCCGCGACGACGACTGCTGAAGAAGAAGAAGATTACACCATCGTTCATTCTGTCCCTGGACGCATCCGCCTGCGGATTCCTCAATTGCAGAGTGATGCGTCCTTTGCCAAACGCCTGGAAAAGCTCCTGCTGACAGACGATATTGTCCTCGGTGTTCGGATCAATCGCGCGGCCTGTTCCATTGTGATTCGTTACGACGGCGCCAATATGACCGATCTGGAGTTGGGCATGCGGTTGCTCCAGGTGTTACAGCAGGCAGAACAGGCAGACGCTGTCTCCTAA